In Deinococcus maricopensis DSM 21211, one genomic interval encodes:
- a CDS encoding DUF11 domain-containing protein, whose protein sequence is MSRVPHFIATLALALSALAGAVGTPAGTSITNQASGQADPFTPGGPPVVSVSNIVQATVQPVCAVSVTPDGTVAAPGQAATVLPGERAVFPYRAVNVGNTPSTFNVSGTVESGSAHTPALRVVVDANGNGTPDANESDVTTVTLDADASANLLLIADTTTAARGDAFVNLVAACTDGTSRDANNVARVSVGEPPALSGTKTFTPATIAPGATTTVTLTARNDGTGAARELTFTDPLGPLAAQGLTYVTGSAVATGGTAEFTSDGVTWTTTETAPVTGIRLRTASLAPGATATLTFSLRAAPSAEGRTITNTATLTGGPQDVPVTADLRVQYSPAVALGPVGNPTAPEGTSADTSTAPFALVGQATCLDHTLQNTGDVTDDFTLQVALTSGAATTTLLGADGQPLAQPVRLAPGASITVRVCYTPTTAAPISATITATGARGTTNATTDLLPNVVSGLPELTKTADATGTVGAGDTVTYTLTVRNPYPRALTNVTVRDDLDPAVQFVSASDGGTLAGRTVTWTRASIGANTTVSFTLAVKVAAGTPDGAALRNTFTLTSAETPAPTTSNEVVTPVWSARLILQKDVDSATANYGDRLNYTLTIRNTSPTTAVTDAIITDTLPAGLTYIPGTTTLQGQPFPDPEVRGRDLIWRVGTLPASSDVRLTYATRVTAEATEDLVNTVVVQGAGGNATGLASNRATARTRLTPQGFAPLTDLVGVVYVDRNRDGVYQQDVDLPLERARVILAGGRIALTDRDGRYHFRGVPIGAQALRLDPNSVPYAPLDLPEDGDLPGTRTVYARGLTAVDFPLAPLAGDIEALRRTTLTTGPLTVQKDLTFASGVYTVRLTLRATQALPGFTLQDPLPAGATLQSGQNTLTRDLSAGETTLTYRFTWTGEPRAATTDPTVSWRY, encoded by the coding sequence GTGAGCCGGGTTCCCCACTTCATCGCCACGCTGGCGCTCGCGCTCAGCGCCCTCGCAGGCGCGGTCGGCACGCCCGCCGGCACCAGCATCACCAACCAGGCCAGCGGGCAGGCCGATCCCTTCACGCCCGGCGGTCCGCCCGTCGTGAGCGTCTCCAACATCGTGCAGGCCACCGTGCAGCCCGTGTGTGCCGTGAGCGTCACGCCGGACGGCACGGTGGCCGCGCCCGGTCAGGCCGCGACCGTGCTCCCCGGCGAACGCGCCGTGTTCCCGTACCGCGCCGTGAACGTCGGCAACACCCCCAGCACCTTCAATGTGAGCGGCACCGTCGAGAGCGGCAGCGCGCACACCCCCGCCCTACGCGTCGTCGTCGACGCCAACGGGAACGGCACGCCCGACGCGAACGAGAGCGACGTCACCACCGTCACCCTCGACGCGGACGCCAGCGCCAACCTGCTGCTTATCGCGGACACCACGACCGCCGCGCGCGGCGACGCATTCGTGAACCTCGTCGCCGCCTGCACGGACGGCACCAGCCGCGACGCGAACAACGTCGCGCGCGTCAGCGTCGGCGAGCCGCCCGCGCTGAGCGGCACGAAGACCTTCACGCCCGCCACCATCGCGCCCGGCGCGACCACCACCGTCACCCTCACCGCCCGCAACGACGGCACCGGCGCGGCCCGCGAACTGACCTTCACGGACCCGCTCGGGCCGCTCGCGGCGCAGGGCCTCACCTACGTGACCGGCAGCGCGGTCGCCACGGGCGGCACCGCCGAATTCACGTCGGACGGCGTCACGTGGACCACCACCGAGACGGCGCCCGTGACCGGCATCCGCCTGCGCACCGCCAGCCTCGCGCCCGGCGCGACCGCCACCCTCACCTTCAGCCTCCGCGCCGCGCCGAGCGCCGAGGGGCGCACCATCACCAACACCGCCACCCTCACGGGCGGCCCGCAGGACGTCCCCGTCACCGCGGACCTGCGCGTGCAGTACAGCCCCGCCGTCGCCCTCGGCCCGGTCGGCAACCCCACCGCGCCCGAAGGGACGTCCGCCGACACCAGCACCGCCCCGTTCGCGCTGGTCGGGCAGGCCACCTGCCTCGACCACACCCTGCAGAACACCGGCGACGTCACCGACGACTTCACGCTCCAGGTCGCCCTCACTTCCGGCGCGGCCACCACGACCCTGCTCGGCGCGGACGGCCAGCCGCTCGCGCAGCCCGTGCGCCTCGCGCCGGGCGCGAGCATCACCGTGCGCGTGTGCTACACCCCCACCACCGCCGCGCCCATCAGCGCGACCATCACCGCCACCGGCGCGCGCGGCACCACGAACGCCACCACCGACCTGCTCCCGAACGTCGTGAGCGGCCTGCCGGAACTCACCAAAACTGCGGACGCCACCGGCACCGTCGGCGCGGGCGACACGGTCACGTACACCCTCACCGTCCGCAACCCGTACCCGCGCGCCCTCACGAACGTCACCGTCCGCGATGACCTCGACCCGGCCGTGCAGTTCGTGAGCGCCAGCGACGGCGGCACCCTCGCGGGCCGCACCGTCACCTGGACGCGCGCCAGCATCGGCGCGAACACCACCGTCAGCTTCACACTCGCGGTGAAGGTCGCCGCCGGCACCCCCGACGGCGCCGCCCTCCGCAACACCTTCACGCTCACCAGCGCCGAAACGCCCGCGCCCACGACCAGCAACGAAGTCGTCACGCCCGTGTGGAGCGCGCGCCTGATCCTCCAGAAGGACGTGGACAGCGCCACCGCCAACTACGGCGACCGCCTAAACTACACCCTCACCATCCGCAACACCTCCCCGACCACCGCCGTCACGGACGCCATCATCACCGACACCCTGCCCGCCGGACTCACCTACATTCCCGGCACGACCACCCTGCAGGGCCAGCCGTTCCCCGACCCGGAAGTGCGCGGCCGTGACCTGATCTGGCGGGTCGGCACGCTGCCGGCCAGCAGCGACGTGCGCCTCACGTACGCCACGCGCGTCACCGCCGAGGCCACCGAGGACCTCGTGAACACCGTCGTCGTCCAGGGTGCCGGCGGGAACGCCACCGGCCTCGCCAGCAACCGCGCCACCGCCCGCACCCGCCTCACCCCGCAGGGCTTCGCGCCCCTCACGGACCTCGTGGGCGTCGTCTACGTCGACCGCAACCGCGACGGCGTGTACCAGCAGGACGTGGACCTCCCCCTCGAACGCGCCCGCGTAATCCTCGCCGGGGGCCGCATCGCCCTCACGGACCGCGACGGCCGCTACCACTTCCGCGGCGTGCCCATCGGCGCGCAGGCCCTGCGCCTCGACCCGAACAGCGTCCCGTACGCCCCGCTCGACCTGCCCGAAGACGGCGACCTGCCCGGCACACGCACCGTGTACGCCCGTGGCCTCACCGCCGTGGACTTCCCGCTCGCGCCGCTCGCCGGCGACATCGAGGCGCTGCGCCGCACCACCCTCACGACCGGACCGCTCACCGTGCAGAAGGACCTGACGTTCGCCAGCGGCGTGTACACCGTGCGCCTCACGCTGCGCGCCACGCAGGCCCTGCCGGGCTTCACGCTGCAAGACCCCCTGCCCGCCGGCGCGACCCTCCAGAGCGGCCAGAACACCCTCACCCGTGACCTGAGCGCGGGGGAGACCACCCTCACCTACCGCTTCACGTGGACCGGCGAGCCGCGCGCCGCCACCACCGACCCGACGGTCTCCTGGAGGTACTGA